A genomic region of Methanofollis sp. contains the following coding sequences:
- a CDS encoding aconitase/3-isopropylmalate dehydratase large subunit family protein translates to MVTLAEEILGASAGEYVDRRVDRAYAHDGTGVLAREAWLSIGTGAFPDPDRRYLIFDHIAPANTSLTADLQKELRVFARQQGMHLSDVGGGVCHQVMAEGYALPGEVIVGADSHSCTLGAFGAFATGVGATDMAGIWATGETWFRVPETTGVFLEGALTGAAAAKDIALAYVAALGMDGATYRALEFVGEGAAALSMADRLTLSNMAVETGAKAGIFYADAVTREYLAGFGHVVEAQTPAAWYPAEVTLDLGNIEPLLALPPRVDTVCPVAEKEGLPVDQVFLGTCTCGRYEDLEAFARIVRGKEVAVRTVVVPASRAVLARAASTGVLSTLIEAGCAVGTPGCGPCLGAHMGVIGEGEVCLSTANRNFRNRMGVGGEIYLASPLTAAVTALAGEIRSPEGCL, encoded by the coding sequence ATGGTCACCCTTGCCGAGGAGATCCTGGGTGCGTCGGCCGGGGAATACGTGGACCGCCGGGTGGACAGGGCCTATGCCCATGACGGCACCGGCGTGCTGGCGCGGGAGGCCTGGCTCTCGATCGGGACGGGGGCCTTCCCCGACCCCGACCGCCGGTACCTCATCTTCGACCACATCGCACCGGCCAACACCTCCCTGACCGCCGACCTCCAGAAGGAACTGCGGGTCTTTGCCCGGCAGCAGGGGATGCACCTCTCCGACGTCGGCGGCGGCGTCTGCCACCAGGTGATGGCCGAGGGGTATGCCCTGCCCGGCGAGGTGATCGTCGGGGCTGACTCGCACTCCTGCACCCTCGGGGCCTTCGGCGCCTTTGCGACAGGCGTCGGGGCGACAGACATGGCCGGCATCTGGGCGACAGGGGAGACCTGGTTCAGGGTGCCGGAGACGACAGGCGTCTTCCTGGAAGGCGCCCTGACCGGTGCGGCCGCGGCGAAGGACATCGCCCTCGCCTATGTCGCCGCCCTCGGCATGGACGGTGCGACGTACCGCGCCCTCGAGTTCGTCGGCGAGGGTGCCGCGGCGCTCTCGATGGCCGACCGCCTCACCCTCTCCAACATGGCGGTGGAGACAGGGGCGAAGGCCGGGATCTTCTATGCCGATGCGGTGACGCGGGAGTACCTTGCCGGTTTCGGCCATGTGGTGGAGGCGCAGACTCCCGCGGCCTGGTATCCTGCCGAGGTCACCCTCGACCTCGGAAATATCGAGCCCCTGCTTGCCCTGCCGCCGCGGGTGGACACGGTCTGCCCGGTGGCCGAGAAGGAGGGCCTGCCCGTGGACCAGGTCTTCCTGGGCACCTGCACCTGCGGGAGGTACGAGGATCTGGAGGCCTTTGCCCGTATCGTGCGGGGGAAGGAGGTCGCCGTGCGGACCGTCGTCGTCCCGGCGTCTCGGGCCGTCCTCGCCCGTGCGGCCTCGACAGGGGTGCTCTCCACGCTCATCGAGGCCGGGTGCGCCGTCGGGACGCCCGGATGCGGCCCCTGTCTCGGCGCCCATATGGGCGTGATCGGCGAGGGAGAGGTCTGCCTCTCGACCGCGAACAGGAACTTCAGGAACAGGATGGGCGTCGGCGGCGAGATCTACCTTGCGTCGCCCCTCACTGCGGCGGTGACCGCCCTTGCCGGAGAGATCCGGTCTCCGGAGGGATGCCTGTGA
- a CDS encoding 3-isopropylmalate dehydratase, with amino-acid sequence MKGEGRAVCLGRDIDTDLVIAGRYLRTKDRSVWAAHVFEDLDPSLAGRLAGAVIVAGPNFGCGSSREQAAVALKECGVVAVAAPTFARIFFRNAVNIGLLVLECEIPCPEDEAVRFDLDEGWIEAGGIRRPLRPLSPRMREILRSGGLVPYLNGGHG; translated from the coding sequence GTGAAGGGCGAAGGGCGTGCCGTTTGCCTGGGGCGGGACATCGACACCGACCTGGTCATCGCGGGGCGGTACCTGCGGACGAAGGACAGGTCTGTCTGGGCGGCCCATGTCTTCGAGGATCTCGACCCCTCCCTTGCCGGGCGCCTTGCCGGGGCGGTGATCGTCGCGGGCCCGAATTTCGGCTGCGGGTCGTCGCGGGAGCAGGCGGCGGTCGCCCTGAAGGAGTGCGGGGTCGTCGCCGTCGCCGCCCCGACCTTTGCCAGAATCTTCTTCAGGAACGCCGTCAATATAGGTCTCCTGGTGCTTGAGTGCGAGATCCCCTGCCCTGAGGACGAGGCTGTACGCTTCGATCTCGATGAGGGCTGGATCGAGGCCGGCGGGATCCGCCGCCCTCTCCGTCCCCTCTCCCCGCGGATGCGGGAGATCCTCAGGTCAGGGGGTCTTGTCCCCTATCTCAACGGAGGCCATGGATGA
- a CDS encoding isocitrate/isopropylmalate family dehydrogenase, producing MKVAIVPGDGIGQEVVPVAEAVLRRLHPDWDYYHVEVGYGRWQKCGSAIGPAEMRALGDADVILFGAVTTPPDPDYRSVLVQMRKDLDLYANVRPVKGPGVDLTIVRENTEGLYSGIEWELPGSYCTLRVVTEKGSRRIARFAAGLAKGRRFTIGTKANVLKSDTLFRRCAVEEAEAAGVAWEEKFIDALCLDVLMHPARYGVIVTTNIFGDILSDAAGALVGGLGTLPSANIGDGHALFEPVHGSAPDIAGKGIANPVAAIRSAAMLLAHAGDPKGAAAVDATVNAVLAAGIRTHDLGGTASTGRFGAAVLARL from the coding sequence ATGAAGGTAGCGATCGTTCCCGGTGATGGTATCGGGCAGGAGGTGGTGCCGGTGGCCGAGGCGGTGCTCCGCCGCCTCCATCCTGACTGGGACTACTACCATGTCGAGGTCGGGTACGGCCGCTGGCAGAAGTGCGGCTCTGCCATCGGTCCTGCGGAGATGCGGGCCCTCGGGGATGCCGATGTAATCCTCTTCGGGGCGGTGACCACTCCCCCGGACCCTGACTACCGGAGCGTGCTCGTACAGATGAGAAAGGACCTCGATCTGTATGCGAATGTGCGTCCTGTGAAGGGACCGGGCGTCGACCTCACGATCGTTCGGGAGAACACCGAGGGGCTGTACTCGGGGATCGAGTGGGAATTGCCGGGCTCGTACTGCACCCTCCGGGTCGTCACCGAGAAGGGGAGCCGACGGATTGCACGCTTCGCCGCCGGGCTTGCGAAAGGGAGGCGGTTCACCATCGGGACAAAGGCGAATGTCCTCAAGTCCGACACACTCTTCCGCCGCTGCGCTGTCGAGGAGGCCGAGGCCGCGGGGGTGGCGTGGGAGGAGAAGTTCATCGACGCCCTCTGCCTTGACGTGCTGATGCACCCGGCCCGTTATGGCGTCATCGTGACGACGAACATCTTCGGCGACATCCTCTCCGACGCCGCGGGGGCGCTTGTCGGCGGCCTCGGCACCCTCCCCTCGGCGAACATCGGCGACGGCCACGCCCTCTTCGAACCTGTCCACGGTTCGGCCCCCGACATAGCGGGGAAGGGCATCGCAAACCCGGTGGCGGCGATACGGAGCGCAGCAATGCTCCTCGCCCATGCAGGCGATCCGAAAGGGGCGGCAGCGGTGGATGCGACGGTGAACGCCGTTCTTGCAGCGGGCATCCGCACCCACGACCTTGGCGGCACGGCCTCGACCGGGCGGTTCGGTGCGGCAGTGCTGGCGCGGCTGTAG
- a CDS encoding homocitrate synthase family protein — MKRWNVEICDVTLRDGEQTPGVTFNCDEKKEIAGILDATGIEVIEAGFPAVSANEKEAVREICGMGLDARICALARAKQYDIDAALDCGVDMIGVFAATSDLHIRTKYGRTREEVMAETCAMVEYAHDHGVTVRFGAEDASRTPLPLLIQAYRQAADAGADLVTFADTVGCMTPAETGERVREIRAAIDTPICIHCHDDLGCATANTVTAASEGAFQLHTTVNGLGERAGNAALEEVLVVLAMKAGITRYDLSPLQKLSGRVEKASGIAVAKNKAVVGAHAFAHESGIHIAAILREPETYEYVRPSLVGASRTFILGKHTGKHAIEHVAASLGYKLDDAGVSWVLAEVKRRSEAKCTVTPEVLQEILCAAQTGAV; from the coding sequence ATGAAAAGGTGGAATGTTGAGATATGCGACGTCACGCTCCGTGACGGTGAGCAGACGCCCGGTGTAACGTTTAACTGCGACGAGAAGAAGGAGATAGCGGGAATCCTTGACGCCACCGGCATCGAGGTGATCGAGGCCGGTTTTCCGGCTGTCTCGGCGAACGAGAAAGAAGCGGTGCGGGAGATCTGCGGGATGGGCCTCGACGCCAGGATATGCGCCCTCGCACGGGCGAAACAGTACGACATCGACGCCGCCCTCGACTGCGGCGTGGACATGATCGGCGTCTTTGCGGCCACCTCAGACCTCCATATCAGGACGAAGTACGGCAGGACGCGCGAGGAGGTGATGGCCGAGACCTGCGCGATGGTCGAGTACGCCCACGACCACGGCGTCACCGTCAGGTTCGGCGCCGAAGACGCCTCCCGTACTCCTCTCCCCCTCCTCATCCAGGCGTACAGGCAGGCTGCCGACGCCGGGGCCGACCTCGTCACCTTTGCCGACACCGTGGGGTGCATGACACCCGCGGAGACCGGGGAGCGGGTGCGCGAGATCCGGGCCGCCATCGACACGCCCATCTGCATCCACTGCCACGACGACCTCGGGTGCGCCACCGCAAACACCGTCACGGCCGCTTCGGAAGGCGCTTTCCAGCTCCACACCACGGTGAATGGCCTTGGCGAACGGGCCGGGAACGCTGCCCTTGAAGAGGTGCTTGTCGTCCTGGCCATGAAGGCCGGGATCACCAGGTACGACCTCTCGCCCCTCCAGAAACTCTCCGGGCGGGTCGAGAAAGCCTCGGGGATCGCGGTCGCGAAGAACAAGGCCGTTGTCGGCGCCCATGCCTTCGCGCATGAGAGCGGTATCCATATCGCCGCGATCCTCCGGGAACCTGAGACCTACGAATACGTGCGCCCCTCTCTTGTGGGTGCGTCGAGGACATTCATTCTCGGCAAACACACGGGGAAGCACGCGATCGAGCATGTCGCCGCATCCCTCGGCTACAAACTCGACGACGCCGGGGTCTCCTGGGTCCTCGCCGAGGTGAAGAGGCGGAGCGAGGCGAAGTGCACGGTGACGCCCGAAGTCCTCCAGGAGATCCTCTGCGCCGCACAGACGGGGGCGGTCTGA